From the genome of Gracilibacillus salitolerans, one region includes:
- a CDS encoding sugar phosphate isomerase/epimerase family protein, with the protein MKIGCCTNIDHVDFVVAAGFEFLECTVVSLVPENDADYEEIRKKFQDSHLPIEVCNVFLPGHLKVTGNDVDETAIETYLSKAIPRVREIGADTVVFGSGGARSYPEHFSKIEAEKQLIRFLHMAAEYAEKHDITIVIEPLNKKESNIINSVPEAVELAKKVNHPSIQVLADFYHMDEEQEPLQHTVDAGSFLGHIHVADSDRLAPGTGTYPYEAFANYLKDVNYSHRISVECEWRNFEEEASRSYKFLKKHFRSDNDE; encoded by the coding sequence ATGAAAATAGGGTGTTGTACCAATATCGATCATGTTGATTTTGTGGTTGCAGCAGGGTTTGAATTCCTTGAGTGTACGGTAGTATCGCTAGTCCCGGAAAATGATGCAGATTATGAAGAAATTCGTAAAAAGTTTCAGGATAGTCATTTACCGATAGAAGTATGCAATGTCTTTTTGCCGGGTCATCTAAAAGTTACAGGAAACGATGTAGATGAAACGGCAATTGAAACTTACCTGTCAAAAGCAATTCCACGGGTGAGAGAAATTGGTGCAGATACGGTTGTTTTCGGAAGTGGTGGTGCCAGGTCATATCCTGAACATTTCTCCAAAATAGAGGCGGAAAAACAGTTAATACGATTCTTGCATATGGCAGCAGAATATGCAGAAAAACATGATATAACGATTGTGATTGAGCCGTTAAATAAAAAAGAAAGTAACATCATCAATAGTGTTCCAGAGGCGGTGGAGTTAGCTAAAAAAGTAAATCATCCATCAATTCAAGTATTAGCTGATTTTTATCATATGGACGAAGAACAAGAACCTTTACAACATACTGTAGATGCGGGTTCATTCTTAGGTCATATTCATGTAGCAGATTCTGATCGATTAGCACCTGGGACAGGAACTTATCCTTATGAAGCATTTGCAAATTATTTGAAAGACGTTAACTATTCCCATCGAATATCGGTCGAGTGTGAATGGAGGAATTTTGAAGAAGAAGCAAGTAGAAGTTATAAATTTTTAAAAAAACATTTTAGGAGTGACAACGATGAATAA
- a CDS encoding sugar phosphate isomerase/epimerase family protein, with protein sequence MKLSVFTVMTPDLEPEELINELKQQGFDGVEWRYKEIPTELTKEPVSFWGNNKCTLTPEIAEEEIKQLKTKSEAANIEAVSVTPYLTSGDLAGTEQVLKLAKALGASFIRLGVPKYNRSENFNTLFDDCKRYLEECETLCKNYGVKGLVETHHQTIAASASAAYRLVEGLDPNAIGVLFDPGNMVHEGYENHRMGMELLGPYLAHVHVKNAKWIKDSSKNGHQWKVAWELVDEGIVDWVQVIDDLKSVNYDGYIGLEDFSGKKETKKILKYNIEWLKSRL encoded by the coding sequence ATGAAGTTATCTGTTTTTACGGTAATGACACCGGATCTTGAACCAGAAGAGTTGATTAATGAGTTAAAACAACAAGGTTTTGATGGTGTAGAATGGCGGTATAAGGAAATTCCGACAGAATTAACAAAAGAACCCGTTAGTTTTTGGGGAAATAACAAATGTACACTCACCCCAGAGATTGCTGAAGAGGAAATCAAACAGTTAAAAACAAAAAGTGAAGCAGCAAATATTGAAGCTGTGAGTGTTACTCCTTATTTAACATCGGGTGATTTAGCAGGAACAGAACAAGTCCTAAAGCTTGCGAAAGCACTAGGTGCAAGTTTTATTCGCCTTGGAGTACCCAAATATAATCGTTCAGAAAATTTTAATACTCTATTCGATGATTGTAAGCGTTACCTTGAAGAGTGTGAAACGTTGTGCAAAAACTATGGTGTGAAAGGTCTTGTTGAGACACATCATCAAACAATTGCGGCAAGTGCCAGTGCAGCGTATCGATTAGTAGAAGGCTTGGATCCAAATGCGATAGGTGTCCTGTTTGATCCTGGCAATATGGTCCATGAAGGATATGAAAATCATCGTATGGGGATGGAACTACTAGGACCATATTTAGCACATGTTCATGTGAAAAATGCAAAATGGATAAAAGATTCATCCAAGAATGGTCATCAGTGGAAAGTAGCTTGGGAGCTGGTGGACGAGGGTATCGTAGACTGGGTACAGGTGATAGATGATTTAAAATCGGTTAACTATGACGGATACATTGGTCTAGAAGATTTTAGTGGAAAAAAAGAAACAAAAAAAATATTAAAATATAATATAGAGTGGCTTAAAAGCAGGCTATAG
- a CDS encoding SDR family oxidoreductase: MGIIEKMRLDGKKIFVTGGARGIGKSVATAFAEAGADLAIVDLDVEEAKKTAKEIAEMNGTKAIAIKADVTKPEDVNAMIGQFLAEFDRLDVAFCNAGICINAPAEDMTFEQWKKVIDINLSGVFLTAHAAGKVMLKQGGGSIINTASMSAHIVNYPQPQCAYNASKAGVIQLTKSLAVEWATRNVRVNSISPGYMGTELTLNSPSLKPLIEQWSDMTPAKRIGKPEELQSICVYLAGDTSSFTTGSDFVVDGGFTSI, from the coding sequence ATGGGAATTATCGAAAAAATGAGATTAGATGGCAAGAAGATTTTTGTAACTGGGGGCGCACGTGGAATTGGGAAAAGTGTTGCGACTGCTTTTGCTGAAGCCGGTGCTGATCTTGCTATTGTTGATTTGGATGTAGAGGAAGCAAAAAAGACAGCAAAGGAAATTGCTGAAATGAATGGGACAAAAGCTATTGCCATCAAAGCAGATGTAACGAAACCAGAAGATGTAAACGCTATGATTGGCCAATTTTTAGCTGAGTTCGATCGTTTGGATGTTGCTTTTTGTAATGCAGGAATTTGTATCAATGCACCAGCCGAGGATATGACCTTTGAGCAATGGAAAAAAGTTATAGATATCAACCTTTCAGGCGTCTTTTTGACGGCTCATGCTGCTGGAAAAGTAATGCTCAAACAAGGGGGCGGTTCCATTATCAATACTGCTTCCATGTCAGCTCATATTGTTAATTACCCGCAGCCACAATGTGCTTATAATGCCTCCAAAGCAGGTGTGATTCAATTGACAAAATCATTGGCAGTGGAATGGGCAACAAGAAATGTCCGAGTTAATTCAATCAGTCCAGGCTATATGGGTACAGAGTTAACCTTAAATTCGCCAAGCCTAAAACCATTGATCGAGCAATGGAGTGATATGACACCTGCAAAAAGGATTGGTAAACCGGAGGAATTGCAGTCGATTTGTGTATATCTTGCTGGAGATACAAGTAGCTTTACAACGGGATCTGATTTTGTAGTAGACGGTGGCTTCACTAGTATTTAA
- a CDS encoding ROK family transcriptional regulator — MDNNITFKDIKKSNYSAIFQLLYQNEKSSKQEIANQLQLSLPTVTQNLVRLEEEHLIEKSGQFQSSVGRRATAYAVNAKARVSIGVEIQKHTVKLLAVDLLGAVFQQKERTLAFTKDDLYFKALSNEIEAFITELELSSDQVLGVGFAVQALTSANGKTITYGKILDCTGLEIEAFSQHLPYPCKFIHDAKCAATTELWLRKDIGDAVYLSIGTHLGGAIIIHNQIEMGKEGHSGTVEHMTMNPDGPRCYCGKKGCMETYCSVSALLNKGDTLDDFFQEVRKGTPDYVKRWDQFLENLAFAINNIHLVINREFIIGGHLSPYVTEQDLEILHEKVNQKTAFPSDQRFIHISRSLEQGVPKGAALPFISDFIQSV; from the coding sequence ATGGATAATAACATCACGTTTAAAGATATAAAAAAGAGCAATTATTCAGCGATTTTTCAGTTACTGTACCAAAACGAGAAAAGCTCAAAACAAGAAATCGCCAATCAGCTTCAACTAAGTTTACCGACTGTTACACAAAACCTTGTCCGCTTAGAAGAGGAGCATCTTATTGAAAAAAGTGGACAATTTCAATCGTCCGTAGGTAGGCGAGCAACAGCCTATGCTGTTAATGCAAAAGCTCGTGTAAGTATAGGTGTCGAAATTCAAAAACATACAGTTAAACTCCTCGCTGTAGACCTATTAGGGGCAGTCTTTCAGCAAAAGGAAAGGACACTTGCTTTTACAAAGGATGATCTATATTTCAAAGCATTGAGTAACGAAATCGAAGCATTTATTACTGAATTGGAGCTCTCATCAGACCAAGTATTAGGGGTAGGCTTTGCAGTACAAGCCCTCACTTCAGCAAATGGGAAAACTATTACATATGGAAAAATTCTTGATTGTACAGGATTAGAAATTGAAGCATTTTCTCAGCACCTTCCATACCCATGTAAATTTATTCATGATGCGAAATGTGCTGCAACGACGGAATTATGGCTTAGAAAAGATATTGGAGATGCCGTTTATTTATCAATTGGGACACATCTCGGTGGCGCCATCATTATTCACAATCAGATCGAAATGGGAAAAGAAGGACACAGCGGTACAGTAGAACATATGACGATGAACCCTGATGGTCCACGCTGTTATTGCGGAAAAAAAGGGTGCATGGAGACATATTGTTCCGTTAGTGCCTTATTAAATAAAGGTGATACGTTAGACGACTTTTTCCAGGAGGTTCGTAAAGGAACACCTGACTATGTCAAAAGGTGGGATCAATTCCTAGAGAATTTAGCTTTTGCTATCAATAATATTCACCTTGTCATTAATCGCGAATTTATTATAGGTGGCCATCTTTCACCATATGTCACAGAACAAGATCTAGAGATTTTACACGAAAAAGTTAATCAGAAAACGGCGTTCCCAAGTGACCAACGATTCATTCATATTAGTCGCTCCCTAGAACAAGGAGTGCCAAAAGGAGCGGCATTGCCATTTATCTCGGACTTTATACAGTCGGTATAA
- a CDS encoding NAD-dependent epimerase/dehydratase family protein has protein sequence MITLKKITIIGGSGTVGDILFERLQNNYDVLVLDKNIKNNTSTHRYVDATDFKQLASEMPKDTDVIINLLRIDTAHAIEPEEVFDQMTDVFFKATYYIMLIATKYKIPKVIFASSNHVTDYYEENGHSKLEREITTKDYPYPKGLYGVLKIASEQAGFIFSLHSDLSIINIRIGSVPEKNEEDALKHDDRLTRTLLSREDLVEFFSAAIEAKVKFGTYYGVSNNNNKPWDISNAIEDLGYAPKRIHAETHPTYDNTL, from the coding sequence ATGATCACATTGAAGAAAATCACAATCATTGGCGGATCGGGGACAGTTGGTGACATCCTGTTTGAAAGGTTACAAAACAATTATGATGTGCTAGTTTTGGATAAAAATATCAAAAATAATACCTCAACACACCGCTATGTAGATGCTACTGATTTTAAGCAATTAGCTTCTGAAATGCCAAAAGACACAGATGTTATTATAAACTTACTCCGGATCGATACTGCTCATGCCATTGAACCCGAAGAAGTATTTGACCAGATGACAGATGTCTTCTTTAAGGCGACTTACTATATCATGTTAATTGCGACGAAATACAAAATACCGAAAGTCATCTTTGCTAGTAGTAATCATGTTACTGATTACTATGAGGAAAATGGCCATTCTAAGTTAGAACGTGAAATAACAACCAAAGATTATCCTTACCCTAAAGGATTATACGGGGTATTGAAGATTGCTTCTGAACAAGCAGGCTTTATTTTTTCTTTACATTCGGACTTATCGATAATTAATATCAGAATCGGCTCAGTTCCAGAAAAAAATGAAGAAGATGCTTTAAAACATGACGATCGCTTAACGCGAACTTTGCTGTCAAGAGAAGATCTTGTCGAGTTTTTTTCGGCTGCAATTGAAGCAAAAGTAAAATTTGGTACTTATTATGGGGTATCCAATAATAATAACAAACCTTGGGATATATCTAACGCCATAGAAGATCTGGGATATGCGCCCAAGAGGATTCATGCCGAAACTCACCCGACTTACGATAACACTTTATGA
- a CDS encoding ArsR/SmtB family transcription factor, protein MNTQTFSALAEPNRLAIVDLLLEEPLPVGKIAERLNLNQPQASKHLRVLSEAGLVEVQPMANRRIYKLKPEPLQELDEWLDSYRREWEGRMDRLDDYLNVLQGKKPLN, encoded by the coding sequence ATGAACACACAAACATTTAGTGCTTTGGCGGAACCCAACCGACTAGCTATAGTAGATCTTCTTCTTGAAGAACCACTTCCAGTAGGGAAAATTGCAGAAAGGCTAAATCTAAACCAACCCCAAGCTTCGAAGCATCTTCGCGTTTTGAGCGAAGCTGGCCTTGTCGAGGTTCAGCCTATGGCTAACCGTCGAATATATAAGCTAAAACCAGAACCGCTTCAAGAGTTGGATGAGTGGTTAGACTCCTATCGTCGGGAATGGGAAGGGCGAATGGATCGATTGGACGATTATCTCAATGTTTTACAAGGAAAAAAGCCATTGAATTAA
- a CDS encoding SRPBCC domain-containing protein, giving the protein MINNELKSRVENDNVLVLERIFDAPRDLVFKMFKEPEHLKHWWGPTGWELPVCHIDFRPGGTWHFCMKCTDQNQGEYYGMESWGKVVYKDIVEPEMITYTDYFSDADGNINETMPSSEIKLEFIDLGDGETKLVNHAEYVSAEALQAVMDMGMLQGITETWNRLEERLNKIK; this is encoded by the coding sequence ATGATTAACAACGAATTAAAATCTAGAGTTGAGAACGATAATGTATTGGTACTGGAGCGTATTTTCGATGCACCGCGCGACCTAGTTTTCAAAATGTTTAAAGAACCTGAGCATCTTAAGCATTGGTGGGGACCTACGGGTTGGGAACTTCCTGTATGCCACATTGATTTTAGGCCAGGTGGTACATGGCATTTCTGTATGAAGTGTACGGACCAGAATCAAGGAGAATATTACGGTATGGAGTCTTGGGGGAAAGTCGTTTACAAGGATATTGTCGAACCAGAAATGATCACTTACACCGATTACTTCTCAGATGCTGATGGTAATATCAACGAAACAATGCCATCATCCGAGATCAAATTGGAGTTCATCGATCTGGGAGACGGCGAGACGAAACTAGTTAATCATGCTGAATATGTATCTGCGGAAGCTCTCCAAGCTGTTATGGACATGGGTATGTTACAAGGTATAACCGAGACTTGGAACCGTCTGGAAGAGCGTTTGAACAAAATCAAGTAG
- a CDS encoding VOC family protein, with the protein MTDQKIVPHLWFNQDAKEAAQFYTSIFPDSSFTDIATVHDTPSGDSDVVSFNLAGYSFMAINGGPHFQFNPSISFFVNFDPSRDENAREHLDQLWEKLSQGGTPLMPLQEYPFSHRYGWIQDKYGLTWQLILTHPDGEERPFIIPSLMYVQDVCGKAEEATDFYLSVFNESRRGEIARYPAGMEPDKEGTLMFTDFMLEKYWFAAMDSAQAHDFTFNEAISLLIQCENQEEIDYYWKKLSSDPKAEQCGWLKDKYGISWQVWPKIMGEMMANATTEQMEQLTRTFLQMKKFDIEKLIEAYQGK; encoded by the coding sequence ATGACTGATCAAAAAATTGTCCCCCATCTATGGTTTAATCAGGATGCAAAAGAAGCAGCCCAATTTTATACATCGATTTTTCCAGATTCATCATTTACTGATATCGCTACCGTTCACGATACACCATCTGGAGATAGTGATGTCGTTTCTTTTAATCTCGCAGGATATTCATTCATGGCCATAAATGGAGGGCCACATTTTCAATTCAACCCCTCGATTTCTTTCTTTGTCAATTTTGACCCTTCTAGAGATGAAAACGCGAGGGAACATTTAGATCAGCTATGGGAAAAGCTATCTCAAGGCGGGACACCTCTCATGCCACTTCAAGAATATCCATTCAGTCACCGTTATGGATGGATACAGGATAAATATGGTCTGACATGGCAGCTGATCCTCACGCACCCTGATGGTGAAGAACGACCATTTATCATACCTTCGTTGATGTATGTTCAGGATGTGTGCGGTAAGGCGGAAGAAGCCACTGATTTTTATCTTTCTGTTTTCAACGAGTCTAGACGTGGAGAAATCGCACGCTATCCAGCTGGCATGGAGCCGGACAAGGAAGGGACTTTGATGTTTACAGATTTTATGTTAGAGAAGTATTGGTTTGCTGCTATGGACAGTGCTCAGGCTCATGACTTTACATTTAATGAAGCAATTTCCCTTTTAATCCAATGCGAAAATCAAGAAGAAATTGATTACTACTGGAAAAAGCTTTCCTCAGATCCAAAAGCAGAACAATGCGGTTGGTTAAAAGATAAGTACGGCATCTCTTGGCAAGTTTGGCCAAAGATAATGGGAGAAATGATGGCCAACGCGACAACCGAACAAATGGAGCAATTAACAAGAACATTTCTTCAAATGAAAAAATTTGACATAGAAAAATTAATAGAAGCATATCAAGGTAAGTAA
- a CDS encoding L-fucose isomerase yields the protein MTAKQRLIGDMPKIGIRPTIDGRRKGVRESLEEKTMNMAKAVAQMLSENLHYNNGGPVETVIADTCIGGVAEAAQTKAKFDKENVGVTITVTPCWCYGSETMDMDPRRPNAIWGFNGTERPGAVYLAAVLAAHNQKGIPAFGIYGRDVQDIDDNMIPEDVQEKILRFAKAGIAVAMLKDKSYLSIGSVSMGIAGSMVDEDFFQDYLGMRNEYVDMTELTRRINEEIYDKEEFEKAYAWVKQNCIFGSDTNAEENQRTAEQKEEDLKMNIKMTIITRDLMEGNPKLAELGYEEEAMGHNAIASGFQGQRQWTDHFPNGDFMEAILNSSFDWNGIRAPYMVATENDTLNAATMLFGHLLTNTAQVFADVRTYWSPDAVQRVTNHPLEGRASDGIIHLLNSGSAALDGAGEQEVDGKPVMKSFWEITEKEVNKSLQATQWRPANTEYFRGGGFSSNFKSKGDMPVTIARVNLLKGLGPVLQIAEGYTVDLPDDVHEVLNNRTDPTWPTTWFVPNLTGEGAFRDVYTVMNNWGANHCSMSYGHIGADLITLASMLRIPVNMHNVVEEKIFRPSAWNMFGTNDIEGADYRACQTYGPLYR from the coding sequence ATGACAGCAAAGCAAAGATTAATCGGAGATATGCCAAAGATAGGAATTCGTCCAACTATAGATGGTAGAAGAAAAGGTGTGCGTGAATCATTAGAAGAAAAAACGATGAATATGGCGAAGGCTGTAGCACAAATGTTATCTGAGAATCTACATTATAATAACGGTGGGCCAGTGGAAACAGTTATTGCAGATACGTGTATTGGCGGTGTAGCAGAAGCGGCTCAAACAAAGGCAAAATTTGATAAAGAAAATGTTGGCGTAACGATTACCGTTACCCCTTGTTGGTGCTATGGATCCGAAACGATGGATATGGACCCAAGAAGGCCCAATGCGATTTGGGGATTTAATGGAACAGAACGTCCTGGCGCTGTGTATTTAGCGGCTGTTTTGGCTGCGCATAATCAAAAAGGGATCCCCGCCTTTGGTATTTACGGGAGAGACGTACAAGATATTGATGACAATATGATTCCGGAGGATGTGCAGGAAAAGATTCTTCGTTTTGCCAAGGCTGGTATTGCAGTAGCTATGCTTAAAGATAAATCCTATTTATCTATCGGATCCGTTTCCATGGGAATAGCAGGAAGTATGGTTGATGAGGACTTTTTCCAAGATTATTTGGGTATGCGAAATGAATATGTCGATATGACCGAACTGACCCGTCGGATCAATGAAGAAATTTATGATAAAGAAGAATTTGAAAAGGCCTATGCCTGGGTAAAACAAAATTGTATATTTGGTTCTGATACAAATGCGGAAGAAAATCAACGGACAGCAGAACAAAAAGAAGAAGATTTAAAAATGAATATTAAAATGACGATCATAACAAGGGATTTGATGGAAGGTAATCCGAAATTAGCAGAGTTAGGCTATGAAGAAGAGGCAATGGGTCATAATGCGATTGCATCAGGTTTTCAAGGTCAACGGCAGTGGACCGATCATTTTCCAAATGGAGATTTTATGGAGGCTATTCTAAATTCCTCGTTTGATTGGAATGGTATTCGTGCACCATACATGGTTGCGACAGAAAATGATACATTGAACGCAGCCACGATGCTATTCGGTCACTTATTAACCAATACAGCTCAAGTTTTTGCAGATGTTAGAACGTATTGGAGTCCTGATGCGGTACAAAGAGTGACGAATCATCCACTTGAAGGAAGAGCAAGCGATGGGATTATTCACTTGTTAAACTCGGGTTCAGCTGCATTAGATGGTGCTGGTGAACAAGAAGTTGACGGCAAACCAGTAATGAAAAGCTTCTGGGAGATTACAGAGAAAGAAGTAAACAAAAGTTTGCAAGCAACTCAATGGCGACCAGCTAATACAGAGTATTTCAGAGGTGGAGGATTCTCTAGTAATTTCAAATCAAAAGGAGATATGCCAGTCACCATTGCACGTGTTAACCTTCTGAAGGGATTAGGCCCTGTATTACAAATCGCTGAGGGTTATACCGTCGATTTACCTGATGACGTTCACGAAGTGTTAAATAACCGAACGGACCCAACATGGCCAACAACCTGGTTTGTTCCAAACCTGACAGGAGAGGGTGCATTCCGTGATGTATATACCGTGATGAACAATTGGGGGGCTAACCATTGTTCGATGAGTTACGGTCATATTGGAGCGGATTTAATTACACTTGCTTCCATGTTACGTATTCCAGTCAATATGCATAATGTTGTAGAAGAAAAAATATTTAGACCGAGTGCGTGGAATATGTTTGGTACAAATGACATAGAGGGAGCGGATTATCGCGCATGTCAAACATATGGACCATTATATAGATAA
- a CDS encoding rhamnulokinase has product MKKVWAFDIGASNGRLMLNSFDGEKMYLEEIHRFPNHPVHVTDNYYWDILNIFSEMKKAIQVSIQKGHEKVESMGIDTWGVDFGLLSKTGELLANPYSYRNPQNAKGMEDALQHITSEELFTLTGVETAPINTIFQLYTIKQNNPELLERADTLLLTPNLLAYLFCDVKNNEFTISSTTQMLRGGTAEWETGILRKLGITSELLAPVTKPLTIAGDTLPAINKELQIDPVKVINVAGHDTASALAALPLEDNQSVFMSCGTWVLIGVPVDQPVTEDKAMQWGFTNEGTIEGKYRLQKNNMGMWLLQQCRVIWEREGIETDFEKENYLFEEAAPFRSFINPDDPRFFNPANMIAEMQEYCQETSQPIPETQGEIIRCILESLALKYYWVINRLEKLTSKKLKRIHMGGGAIRNEKLCQLTANATNREVVAGPVEASSIGNAIGQWIALGEIENIQKAREIVQHSFSVKHYQPTELASWQSAYERFVRFVNDTSY; this is encoded by the coding sequence ATGAAGAAAGTTTGGGCATTTGATATAGGTGCCTCCAATGGACGGTTAATGCTAAATAGTTTTGATGGTGAAAAGATGTATTTGGAAGAAATACACAGATTCCCTAACCATCCTGTCCACGTAACAGATAATTATTATTGGGATATTCTAAATATTTTTTCTGAAATGAAAAAAGCCATACAAGTAAGCATTCAAAAGGGTCATGAAAAAGTCGAAAGTATGGGAATTGATACTTGGGGAGTTGATTTTGGCTTACTTTCGAAAACGGGAGAATTACTAGCAAATCCGTATAGTTATCGAAACCCACAGAACGCAAAAGGGATGGAGGATGCATTACAACATATTACATCAGAAGAGTTATTTACTCTAACCGGTGTGGAGACAGCGCCGATTAATACGATTTTTCAATTATATACGATAAAGCAGAATAACCCTGAATTATTAGAAAGAGCAGACACGTTATTGCTAACACCTAATTTATTGGCCTATTTATTTTGTGATGTAAAAAACAATGAATTCACTATCAGTTCGACAACGCAAATGTTAAGGGGGGGTACAGCAGAGTGGGAAACAGGTATTTTGAGGAAGTTAGGTATCACCAGTGAATTATTGGCACCTGTTACAAAGCCACTTACAATTGCTGGGGATACCTTGCCGGCGATTAATAAAGAATTACAAATTGATCCTGTAAAAGTAATCAATGTAGCGGGGCATGATACGGCGAGTGCGTTAGCAGCACTTCCTTTAGAAGATAATCAGTCCGTTTTTATGAGCTGTGGTACATGGGTGTTAATTGGTGTTCCTGTTGACCAGCCAGTGACAGAAGATAAAGCAATGCAGTGGGGTTTCACCAATGAAGGAACGATAGAAGGGAAGTATCGATTGCAGAAAAATAATATGGGCATGTGGTTATTGCAACAATGTCGTGTGATATGGGAAAGAGAAGGCATTGAAACAGACTTTGAAAAAGAAAACTATCTTTTTGAGGAAGCAGCGCCTTTTCGTTCTTTTATAAACCCGGATGATCCCAGATTCTTCAATCCAGCAAATATGATTGCTGAAATGCAAGAGTATTGTCAAGAAACATCGCAACCGATCCCCGAAACGCAAGGGGAAATAATCAGATGCATTCTGGAAAGCTTAGCATTGAAATACTATTGGGTGATTAATAGATTAGAAAAATTGACATCGAAAAAATTAAAGCGCATTCATATGGGTGGCGGTGCCATTCGTAACGAAAAATTATGTCAGTTAACAGCAAATGCAACAAATCGGGAAGTTGTTGCAGGTCCCGTTGAGGCTAGTTCAATTGGAAATGCGATTGGCCAATGGATTGCTTTAGGAGAAATAGAAAACATTCAGAAAGCAAGAGAAATTGTGCAACATTCATTTTCTGTCAAGCATTATCAACCCACAGAGCTAGCAAGCTGGCAATCAGCTTATGAGCGCTTTGTACGGTTTGTAAATGACACATCATATTAA
- a CDS encoding class II aldolase/adducin family protein, with the protein MTNVREQLKEYAAKLVQSGLVVGAGGNLSMREDGYMYISPSGFDLQEIEEEQWVKVHIETGEVLSELKPSSEVLMHLECFRRRPDIDSVLHAHPSYSVGVSSAERDIPSMFPDFPAMIRNVKYLDYMIPTTHVLADAVAEVIEETDVVVMRNHGVLTVGKSMKEAYFFMQLTEEAAKVYTISNMVGNPRLLTEQECQDLRDLSSEKYRAKLLKDAQK; encoded by the coding sequence ATGACAAATGTTAGAGAACAATTAAAAGAGTATGCGGCAAAATTAGTTCAATCAGGGTTAGTGGTAGGTGCAGGTGGTAATTTAAGTATGCGTGAGGATGGGTACATGTATATATCACCAAGTGGTTTTGATCTGCAAGAAATAGAAGAAGAGCAGTGGGTTAAAGTCCATATTGAAACGGGTGAGGTATTAAGTGAATTGAAACCGTCTTCAGAGGTGTTAATGCATTTGGAATGTTTTAGAAGAAGGCCAGACATAGATTCGGTATTACATGCCCACCCTAGTTATTCTGTAGGTGTTTCTTCTGCTGAAAGAGATATACCGAGCATGTTCCCTGATTTTCCAGCAATGATCAGAAATGTGAAGTATTTAGATTACATGATCCCCACTACACATGTATTAGCAGATGCAGTGGCAGAAGTAATTGAAGAAACAGATGTTGTGGTTATGCGGAATCATGGAGTTTTGACAGTTGGTAAGTCGATGAAAGAAGCATATTTCTTCATGCAGCTTACAGAAGAAGCTGCGAAAGTATATACCATTTCCAATATGGTCGGAAATCCCAGACTTTTAACAGAACAAGAGTGTCAAGATTTACGTGACCTATCCAGTGAAAAATATCGTGCAAAATTATTGAAGGATGCCCAAAAATAG
- a CDS encoding RbsD/FucU family protein has product MLKGIPNILSPELLKTLHEMGHGDEIVIGDGNFPAANYANHLIRCDGHNVPDLLEAILELFPLDTFVNKPVTLMQVVDQQNEPIPEIWHKYKNILSIHQMDGSQIGYEERFDFYERSKRAYAIIATTEKALYANIILKKGVIS; this is encoded by the coding sequence ATGTTAAAAGGAATACCCAACATCTTGTCACCGGAACTATTGAAAACGCTTCACGAAATGGGGCATGGTGATGAGATTGTGATAGGTGATGGTAACTTTCCAGCTGCAAATTACGCTAATCATTTGATACGCTGTGATGGACATAATGTCCCTGACTTATTAGAGGCTATTTTAGAATTGTTCCCACTGGATACTTTCGTGAATAAACCAGTTACATTAATGCAAGTAGTGGATCAACAGAATGAGCCAATACCAGAAATATGGCATAAATACAAAAATATTTTAAGTATCCATCAAATGGATGGAAGTCAAATCGGTTATGAAGAAAGATTTGACTTTTACGAAAGATCCAAGAGAGCATATGCCATTATAGCAACAACAGAGAAAGCATTGTATGCCAATATTATTTTGAAAAAAGGTGTTATTTCTTAA